The Candidatus Binataceae bacterium genome segment TTGGGAATTGAGCCAATTAGTCTGGCCGCAAGACGCCTGTACTCGGACCGGGTGACGACGTCAGCGAGCGCCTCGATCAGCGGCTCCGGCGATCTGGCGAACCTCGCGCGATCCGCCGCCCACAGCTCTCCTTCCCCTCGGGCCGTTGCGATTGCTTTTGCGATTAACGCCTCCTTCGATGACCAGCGACGATACAAGGTGGTTCGCGCGACCCCGGCGTCATCAGCGATCTGCTCCACGCTCGCGCCCTCCACACCGCTTTCGATGAAGACTTTAAGTGCGGCTCGCAGGATAGCCTGATCTGCAGCCTGGCTACGGGGCCGTCCCGGTCCCTTGGCCCGCGGACTTCGGTCATTGGGTGTCAACCTTAAGGGCGGTCTAGCCATCTTCGTGTCGTCTCTAAAGCGGATGCCCGAAGAAGCCGGTATGAGCACTGATGCCACCATCAGCTACCACAATGCTGCCGGTCATGAAGGAAGAGTCCTCGCTCGCGAGAAATAGCACTACACGCGCGATCTCCTCGGGGAGGCCCAGGCGGCCAACCGGATGGTGTTCCTCCAGAAGCCTTAGCCCTTCCCCCTCGCCGAGCGCTCTCAACAAAGGGGGTGTGGCGACGCTTCCCGGACAAACTGCATTTATTCGGATGTTCTTTCGAGCGTATTCAATCGCCGCGGTGCGCGTCAGGTTAATCACGCCAGCCTTCGCAGCGTTGTAAGCGCCGAGCATGTAGTCCGCTGCGAGGCCGGATACTGAAGCCGTGTTAACGACCGCGCCACCACCCTGCGCCACCATTTGGGGCAGGGCAAAGCGCATCCCGTAAAACACGCCGGAGAGGGAAACCGCGATGGCACGCTGCCAGGCTTCGATTGGCATGTCGCCGACCGGAGCGACTGCGCCTGCCGTGGCGACGTTGTTGTGCAAAACATCAAGCCGGCCAAAGCTATCCACCGCAAACCTCACCATCGCCTCGACCTCGAGAGGTTCGCCCACATTGGCTTTATGAAATACGCAGCAAGGCCCGGCCTCGTTGGCGACTCGGCGTCCATTTGTTTCGTCGATATCAACGACCACCACCGTGGCGCCTTCAGCAACGAACAACTTCGCCGTGGCCGCACCAATGCCGGATGCCGCGCCTGTGATGAGTGCAATTTTGTCTTCGAGTTTGCCCATTCTCGTAACCTCGTGGGGTGAAAGGAATTCGACTGCAAGTCTTACCAATAATTACGCTACATCTCTGTAGCGATATTTGTCAAGCCTACGACTATGGGAGGAATCAGCTTCTCGGTCAGTTCTGATCGGTTGGGGCGAGCACGAGTTCGCCACCGTCGACCACAAAGGTTTGGCCGGTGGCATAACTGCCCGCGCCGCTGGCTAGGTAGAGCGCGATCCCAGCGATCTCTTCGGGCTCGGCCACCCGGTGCATCGGGTTTGGATAGCGTCCTGATTTTTCAACCATCTCCACGAGGCCCATCGCCATCTCGGTGCGCACCAGTCCCGGCGCAATACAATTCACGCGAATCTTGTTGCGCGCCCATTCTTTGGCGCACACCTGTGCGAGCGTGACCAGAGCGCCCTTGCTGATCGAATAGGCTCCGATACCGAAACTTGGTCGAATCGCTTCATTGGAGGTTATGTGGATGACCGAGCCGCCTCCACGAGCTTTCATCGAAGGGAGGCACAGGCTGGAGAGGACGAATGGCGCCTTCAGGTTCACCTTCATCACCAGGTCCCAACTGGCACTGTCGGTCTTCGCGATGGGCCCGTATGCAGATGCGGTCGCCGCGTTGTTGACCAGAATATCCACGCCTCCCAGCGCTGCGATTGTTTCGTCTACCAGGCGGTGCCATTCCTTTTCATCAGCCATGTCTGCCGTGAACGCGATGCATCGGCGGCCAGTCGCTTCGATTTCGGAACGCGTCTTCTCGAGCGCTTCGCGCCCACGCGCCGCGATCGCGACGTCGGCTCCGTGCTCGGCCAGGGTGATAGCAATCGCGCGGCCGATTCCCTTTGAACCGCCAGTGACGATGGCGACCTTGTCTTTTACGGAAAAATTGACTCCCATCATTCGACTCCGCGGCAGTAGTTTGCGTTCAGTTTCTGCTTACCGATCGCGCCGACGCAGCACAATGTCGCGTCCTTCGGAGAGGCATCGAGATATTTGCGCGATCGACGGTCCCGAGATCGCGATAACGAGCTACATCGTTCTCCTCTGGTGTGTCGAAGACTGAGACGGACCGATTTTCGGATCTTCCCTCCGCTTCATGGGTTCGTGGAGACGTCTCATAGCGGGGCGGTACCATGGACGATTTCGCGGGATATCTTACCCCGAATAACGCGGCGGGACGTCGAGCCCTTTCCTCACGTAGTATTATCTCCGCTTGCTGTATAGAGGTGATATCAGCCGGTCGGACCTCGCGTCGCTCGGTGCTTTTCGCGACGCAACGGAGCAGACGGGCTCCGTGGCCGAAGGGTTAGCGGCGCACGGTTTCTACCTGCCACACCGCGTGCCAACCCCGGCGCAGACCTGACGGCAGATTCAGGTGACCCCCGATATGCTAAATGCCAACTAGGTTCAGTAAGGCTCAAGCAACCGAAGCGCGAGGTTTCCGCGAGCTTTTCGATGACATCCAAACTTTTTGCATCGTTGGACTAGAGGAGGTACGCGGATGCCCAACATTGAAAAGGCCGAAAATCTTGTTATCGGCAGCGGTGGAGCCGGCAAGTTCGTTGCCTGGACCATGGCGGGGGCGGGACGTCGCACCATCGTAGTCGAGCGGGCATTTATTCGCGGCGCCTGCCCTAACGTTGCCTGTCTCCCCAGCAAGCACATGATCTATTCAGCCAAGGTCATTTCACTGGCCAGGCGGGGCGCCGAGTTCGGACTCAAAACCGAGTCGTTAAGCGTTGACATGGAGCGCGCACAGCGACGCAAACGGCTCATGGTCGAGCGGCTACGTCAAATGCACCTGGACCGCACCCACGCGAGCGGCGCAGAACTCATCATGGGCAACGCGCGATTCGTGTCCCCGCGCACCGTCGAAATCGAGCTCAAAAGCGGCGGCACGAGAACGATTTCCGGGGACCGCGTGTTCCTTGACCTGGGTTCACGGGCGGCCATTCCAGAAATCTCCGGACTCGCAGAGGCAAAACCGATGATGCACGTGGAGGCTCTCGACCTCGACCGATTACCCGAGCATCTCATCGTGCTTGGCGGCGGCTACGTGGGCCTGGAACTCGCGCAAGCGTTCCGCCGATTCGGCGCGCAGGTCACCGTGATCGAAGAGGGTCTGCAACTTGCCAGCCGCGAAGATACCGATATCAGCGCGGCGTTGAAGGATTCGTTTGTTGACGAGGGAATCGAGGTCCTGCTCGGCACCAGCGTTCGTCAGGTCGAGGGACGGTCCGGCCAGAGAATTAAAGTCCATGCAACCGACGCCCGCGGTCAACACTCTATCGAAGGTACCGATCTACTGGTTGCGACTGGGCGGATGGCGAACACCGACGGACTCGGCCTTGAGGTGACCGGCGTTCAACTCGACCCGCACGGCTATGTCAGAGTCAACGAACGGCTGGAGACCACTAGCGAGAAGATTTGGGCGTTGGGCGACTGTGCCGGCAGCCCTCAGTTCACGCACGTCGCGGTCAACGACTTCAGCATCGTGTACGCCAACCTGAACGGTGGCAATCGGACCACCAAGGATCGGCTGATTCCGTTCTGCATGTTCACCGACCCCGAACTGGCGCGAGTCGGAAGAAACGAGTCCGAGGCGCGTCGCGACAGCATCGAATACCGGCTGGCGAAGATGCCGATGGCGGAAGTACTACGGACCTGGACGGTCTCCGAGCCGCGCGGCCTGATGAAGGTGCTGATAGCAAAGGAAAGCGACGAAATTTTGGGCTTTTCCGCGTTCGGTTTCGAGGCGAGCGAACAGATGAGCGCCATGCAGACCGCGATGCTTGGTCATCTGCCGTACACGGTGCTGCGCGACGGGATCCTGGCCCATCCCACGATGTCCGAAGGTCTGAACGAGCTATTGGCTACCGTTCCGCCGAGAAACGCATGAACCTCAGGTTGAACGGATTCACCTGCACCGATGGCGATCTCTTCAAGGTCGCGAGAGGTGAACCTAACGCAAGCCAGCCGCCATGAGTTCGATTTCAATAGGATGGGGCACGGGCGCACAGCGCTTGAACAGGTTGTGCTCATAGAAGGTGTGGCAACCGGGTAGTCTGATACCCACTGTGAAAGACCGCGGCGACGGAAAAAAGCTAAGTTTCGATTCGGTCATGCCGTGGCGGCGAAAGCCGTCTGGTAGTGCCCGAGTATCAGGTCCCATCCGGAAGCGTAGTTCTTGCGAGCTTCGCGAGTCTTGGCATCCTGTTCCCATCCGCTGTGCTCCAGTTCGACGCGGGTTCCTTCTGCTTCCGCGGTAAAGTGAATTTCGACTTGCGTGGTAACCTCCCAACTGGGCGCCCGCCAAGTAAACGCAACCAGTGACGGCGGTTCGTAAGCCGTTATCCTCCCGATCTCGTACTCGGTGCCGTCTGCTCGCCCTTCGTAAAACCGCCCGCCCACCTGTCCTTCCAGGAACAACCGGCTGTCCCGACCCCCGAAGCCGCCGGGCCACCATTCGGTGATCTTCTCGCAGAACACCTTGAACGATATTTCAGGTGTTCGAGCCACCCAGATCGATTTGCGAATCGTCATTCCTCTTCCTCAGCATATCGTTTGAACGCTTCCAGCACTTTGCCCCAGAGCGGTTCCAGCGTCTCCAACAGCTCGATCAGCTCCTGCGCCGTCCGGTTCACCGAGGGCTTCAGCTCGATGATTCGTCCGCGTTTCCCGTTGCGCATCAAATGGGCCTCGGTGGCCAGTCACGGGCGGTTGTAGCCCGGCGAACGGGATATTGACGGGGAGGATGGCGGGGCGGCGCGAGAATCTTTCGAGTCAACGACGTCCATACTTAAATTATGTAACCTAAGAGTTACGCGTTGTCAAGAATGACGCCTCAGGTTTGTCGAAACCGACTGCCCTTCCAAGAGGCGGCGAACCTGAAAAATGGAGCATTTTTCCCTTCCCAAGAGGAAGGCCGCTTGGTAGCGTCGGGTTGGATTTGTAGCTGCTCTCCCGGAAGGAGTCATGAAATGAAGGGCTCGATACTCTCCCTGTTTGCGGCTCTCATTCTCTTCGGCGCAGGCTTCAGCGCCTACGCACTTCGCGCTCCGGGTGCAGCGCCAGCATGCTGCAACCCCCAGCAGAATTGCTGTCCGAAAGAATCGTGTTGCTCGGGAGGGCAACATTGCCCGATGCATATGCATCAGTCGTAGGGTGCAGCTGGTTCGGTTGCGCCCCAGATTCGCGCCGCGAGGTTGGGATCTTGGTCGGCGCTCAAACCGCGGTCTCCCGAGAACCTCGAGATTCGGCACTCCGAATCATCGTTCTTGAAGGCCACCAATAGCTGGTTTTCCAGGCGACTCCGGAAGCGGACGTGTGTAACCCGCGTCCAAGGGCATACGCGGCCTGCTCCCCGGGTGATCCGATCGCCGGTAACCTCTCCTCTCCGAACGATCGGGATGGCCGGTGGGCGGCCGAAATTCCGAAACATGGAGAATCTGATGCCGTACGCGCACGGACGTACCTACTACGATGCCGACAGCCACCTGATGGAACTTAGCGAATGGTTGCCGCATTATGCCGATGCCGCCATCCGTGATCGCACCCGTCCTCTGTATCTAGGCGGCGCCGGGGCACCTGCCGCTCAACTTATCGAGCGGGCCCGGCTACGCGCCGGCGACGCAGAGGCGACCCGAAAATTGGAAGACAGCCTGATGGGCGCGAAAGGGTGGCTTGCGCTGGGCGCCTTCAATCCCACCGAGCGCAGCCGCGCACTCGATCTGCTCGGAGTGGAGCGGCAGCTGGTATTCCCGACTTTCGCGATCACCCAATTCCAGGGAACCGATGCGGAACTGCTCTGGGGTGGCACGCGCGCGTTGAATCGGGCGATGGGCGATTTCTGCGCGGCCGACCGGCGGCTGATCGCGGTCGGCTGGGTGCCATGGGATGATCCTGAACGCACGCTGCTCGAGGCCCGCGAGGCAGTGAAGGCCGGATGCGGCGCGATTCAGGTCAATTCGATGCCTGCCGGAAATCGCTCACCGACCCATCCGGCGTACCATCCGTTCTGGGCGTTTCTGCAGGATCACAACATCCCCTTCATGCTCCACGTAGGCGGCGGCGGCCGTCCGCTGCGGCGTGCCTTCGTCAACAACGGCAAGCCTGCGACCACCGACTGGTTGGGCGGCGGTGAATATTCGCTCCAAGGATTACATGACGCTTCATCAGATTCCCGAGCAGTTTTTGGCGGCGATGGTGCTGGACGGAATCTTCGAGCAGTTTCCCGATCTCCGTGGGGGAGTCATCGAGCAAGGCGCCCTGTGGCTGCCAGCCCTGTTGAGGCGGTTGGATTTGTGCCAAGCGATATTCAAAAAGACGGAGCCTGCGCTGCACCTGCCGTTGAAGGCGGCGGATTATCTTCGCCGGCAGGTAAAGGTGACGCCCTATCCGACCGAGCCGGTGGGATGGATCATAGAGAATGCCGGCGCGGAGACGGTTTTGTTCTCCACCGACTATCCGCATCCGGAGGGCGGC includes the following:
- a CDS encoding TetR/AcrR family transcriptional regulator, which encodes MARPPLRLTPNDRSPRAKGPGRPRSQAADQAILRAALKVFIESGVEGASVEQIADDAGVARTTLYRRWSSKEALIAKAIATARGEGELWAADRARFARSPEPLIEALADVVTRSEYRRLAARLIGSIPNSPELMETYWNNHLLPRRSAMLKVIEAARDAGIVRPDSDPEILLDLMSGAIIHHLLVRPGKRTRSEMYVYLCRVSRELAVDAVLLKGRSGSR
- a CDS encoding SDR family oxidoreductase, with translation MGKLEDKIALITGAASGIGAATAKLFVAEGATVVVVDIDETNGRRVANEAGPCCVFHKANVGEPLEVEAMVRFAVDSFGRLDVLHNNVATAGAVAPVGDMPIEAWQRAIAVSLSGVFYGMRFALPQMVAQGGGAVVNTASVSGLAADYMLGAYNAAKAGVINLTRTAAIEYARKNIRINAVCPGSVATPPLLRALGEGEGLRLLEEHHPVGRLGLPEEIARVVLFLASEDSSFMTGSIVVADGGISAHTGFFGHPL
- a CDS encoding SDR family oxidoreductase, whose protein sequence is MGVNFSVKDKVAIVTGGSKGIGRAIAITLAEHGADVAIAARGREALEKTRSEIEATGRRCIAFTADMADEKEWHRLVDETIAALGGVDILVNNAATASAYGPIAKTDSASWDLVMKVNLKAPFVLSSLCLPSMKARGGGSVIHITSNEAIRPSFGIGAYSISKGALVTLAQVCAKEWARNKIRVNCIAPGLVRTEMAMGLVEMVEKSGRYPNPMHRVAEPEEIAGIALYLASGAGSYATGQTFVVDGGELVLAPTDQN
- a CDS encoding FAD-dependent oxidoreductase yields the protein MPNIEKAENLVIGSGGAGKFVAWTMAGAGRRTIVVERAFIRGACPNVACLPSKHMIYSAKVISLARRGAEFGLKTESLSVDMERAQRRKRLMVERLRQMHLDRTHASGAELIMGNARFVSPRTVEIELKSGGTRTISGDRVFLDLGSRAAIPEISGLAEAKPMMHVEALDLDRLPEHLIVLGGGYVGLELAQAFRRFGAQVTVIEEGLQLASREDTDISAALKDSFVDEGIEVLLGTSVRQVEGRSGQRIKVHATDARGQHSIEGTDLLVATGRMANTDGLGLEVTGVQLDPHGYVRVNERLETTSEKIWALGDCAGSPQFTHVAVNDFSIVYANLNGGNRTTKDRLIPFCMFTDPELARVGRNESEARRDSIEYRLAKMPMAEVLRTWTVSEPRGLMKVLIAKESDEILGFSAFGFEASEQMSAMQTAMLGHLPYTVLRDGILAHPTMSEGLNELLATVPPRNA
- a CDS encoding SRPBCC domain-containing protein, which gives rise to MTIRKSIWVARTPEISFKVFCEKITEWWPGGFGGRDSRLFLEGQVGGRFYEGRADGTEYEIGRITAYEPPSLVAFTWRAPSWEVTTQVEIHFTAEAEGTRVELEHSGWEQDAKTREARKNYASGWDLILGHYQTAFAATA
- a CDS encoding amidohydrolase family protein, whose product is MTLHQIPEQFLAAMVLDGIFEQFPDLRGGVIEQGALWLPALLRRLDLCQAIFKKTEPALHLPLKAADYLRRQVKVTPYPTEPVGWIIENAGAETVLFSTDYPHPEGGRDPIARFEATLHSTGEEAKEQFYHRNFVVMMGYED